The Croceibacterium sp. TMG7-5b_MA50 genome segment CTGGAGGCGTTTGTCGTCAGCCTGCTGGTGGTGATCGCCGCATGCTTCGCGTTCGAGCTGCTGGTCAGCCGTCCCGAGCCTACCGCAGTGCTGGCCGGCTTCGTACCGCGATCAGAGGTGCTGACCAACCCGGCGATGTTGTACATCGCCATCGGCATCCTCGGCGCGACCGTCATGCCGCACAATCTGTATCTTCATTCCGCGGCCGTGCAGACGCGCGCCTTTGAGCAGACGCCGGATGGGCGGCGCGATGCGGCGAAATGGGCAACCATCGACAGCACGGTAGCTCTGATGCTGGCACTGTTCGTGAACGCCGCGATCCTGATCTTGGCAGCGGCGGCCTTCCACACCACGGGGCAGACGGAGGTGGCGGAGATCCAGGACGCGTACCGACTGCTTGCCCCGACCTTGGGGATCGGCCTTGCCTCCACCCTGTTCGCCGTCGCCCTGCTGGCGAGCGGGCAGAACTCCACCGTGACGGCCACGCTGGCTGGGCAGGTGGTAATGGAAGGTTTCCTGAACCTGCGCCTGCCCGCCTGGGCGCGCCGCCTGATCACGCGCGGGCTGGCGATCATACCGGCGGGCATCGTGGCCGCGCTTTATGGCGAGAGCGGCACTGCGCAATTGCTGGTGCTGAGCCAGGTCATCCTGTCCATGCAGCTGCCATTCGCGGTGGTGCCGCTGGTCGCCTTCACCTCCGACAAGGTGAAGATGCGGGAACTGACCAGTCCCGTCTGGCTGCGGATCGCCGCCTGGACGATCGCGGCCATCATCATCGCACTGAACGGCAAGCTGCTGCTGGATACGCTGGCCGGCTGAGCCGCCGGCCAGCGCACGCTCAATAAGCGCGCGCCACCAGTATCCGCTCCACCGCCGGTTCGCCGGTGAACAGGCAGGCGCCATCAGCCGGCGCCGCATCGCGTGGCACGTTGCGGAAGGTCAGCTTCAGCGCCTTCAGCCGCTCCACCACCGCGTCCAGCGCGGCGCCGGTCGGCCTGGACCATTGCACTTCCGCCCAGCCGGGATTGCGCCGCCCGTCAGCGAAGAAGGCGGCGAGCCCATCGAAGTTCACGATCGTTCGGTCGATCTCGGCATCACGGCGAGCGGTCGCCTCGTCCAGCAGGGTGCGCTGGATGTCGAGCAGGATGTCGGGCAGCGATCCCGTCGCATCTTCCCGCATCGGACTGGCGAAGTCGGGTTTGCCGGCGGCGTTCCATAGGCGGTCTCGCCGCAATAGGCTGACCCGACCGTTCTCCATGTCGCGCGGACCGACCTCAATGATGATAGGAGCGCCGCGGCGTACCCAGTCCCACCGCTTCGTCGCGGCCTTGCCAGGGCGGCTGTCGAGCAGCACGCGCACCTTCTCGTGCCAGGCCCATTCCAGCGCGGCAGTGTTCTTCAGCAGATCGCAATATTCCAGCAGAGCGCCATCCCCCTCGTCACCGCGCAGCATGGGCAGGATCACCACCTGCCATGGCGCGATCTGCGGCGGCACCCGCAGGCCATCATCGTCACCATGGGTCATGATCAGCCCGCCGATCATGCGCGTCGACATGCCCCAGCTGACCGTATGCGCCAGCTGCTGCGCTCCTTCGCGATCCTGGTAGCGAATGCCCGCAGCCTCCGCGAAGCTGGTGCCGAGGTAATGCGAGGTGCCGGCCTGCAGCGCCTTGCCATCCTGCATCATCGCCTCGATCGACCAGGTCTCCACGGCGCCGGGAAAGCGCTCGTTCTCCGGCTTCTCGCCCGCAATCACCGGGATGGCGCACTGGTCTTCCGCGAAGGCGCGATACATTTCCAGCGCGCGCATCGTCTCCACCCGGGCGTCATCCGGAGTGTCGTGGGCGGTATGCCCCTCCTGCCAGAGGAACTCGCTGGTGCGCAGGAACATGCGGGTCCGCATTTCCCACCGGACCACGTTCGCCCATTGATTGATCTTGAGCGGCAGGTCGCGCCAGCTCTGCACCCAGCGGGCCATGGCGTCGCCGATGATCGTCTCGCTGGTCGGCCGCACGATCAGCGGCTCCTCCAGCTTGGCCTCCGGGTCGGGGACCAGCCCGCCTTTGCCGTCGGCGATCAGACGGTGGTGCGTGACGACCGCCATCTCCTTGGCGAAACCTTCCACATGCTCTGCTTCCCGCGTGAAGTTGGCCAGCGGGATGAACAGGGGGAAGTAGGCATTGTCGACTCCCGCATCCTTGATCCGGGCGTCCAGCAGTCGCTGCATCCGTTCCCAGATGCCGTAACCCCAAGGCTTAATGACCATGCAACCGCGCACACCGGATTCCTCCGCGAGGTCGGCGGCGGACACAACCTCCTGGTACCAGGCGGCGAAATCGTCGGCCCGGCGGGTGGACAGGGCGTGGCGGATGGCGGACATGGCGGACCTTCGCGGCTTGACGTGTATGTGGGCGGGCGCCTTGCCCGCCCCTGGCCGCGCTGTCGAGGGGGCTCTTACTTCCCCAGTTCGTCCAGCTTCTTCTGCATGGCTTCCATCTGCGCCTTCAGCACATCAAGCTCGGTCTTCTCGGCCGGGGTCGCTGTAGGAACAGGTGCGCCCGCGTCACGCCCGGTGCGCGCGGCCGGCATGAACGCCTCCGCCGCGGCCTGGAACATCGCCATGTTGGTCTCTGCCAGCTTGCTGAACGCGTCCGAGCCCGGCGCCGCGCTCCACGTGTCCTGCAACTTGCGCTGGTTCTGACGGAAATTGTCCATCGCCGCCTCAAGGTAAGGAGGCATCAGTGACTGCATCGAGTTGCCGTACATGGAGATCAGCTGGCGCAGAAAGCTGATCGGCAGCATCTGCTCGCCCTGGGACTCTTCCTCCATGATGATCTGGGTCAGGATCGAATGGGTGATGTCACCGCCGGTCTTGGCGTCGAGTACCCGAAAATCCAGGCCCTCCCGCGTCATGCGCGAAAGATCGTCCAGCGTTATGTAGCTGGATGTGCTGGTATTATAGAGCCGCCGGTTGGCGTACTTCTTGATGACGATCGGATCGGCCTTCGCACCTGCTCCGCCCGCGTCTTCTGCTGCCATGCGGCAATCCTCTCTGAAACCGACCATGTTGCACTTAGCACCTGCAACATGGCAGGCGCAACATCTTGCTCACACGCCGGTGGTCGTGCGTGCCAGTCTGGGACCTAGCAAGGTGAGGAGTTCATATTGGCTGAGCCCCGTCGTCGCGGCGGCCGTCGGCAGGTCGTACGGTACGTCGAGCCAGTCTCCCGGACCGCAATCGGGCGCGGCGGACAGGTCAACGATGACCATGTCCATCGACACTCTTCCTAGGAGTGGCAGGACAACCCCCTCGCATTCCAGCGCCCCCTTGCCGCCCCAAGCGCGCAGGAAGCCGTCCGCATAGCCCAGCGCCACCGTGCCGACCCGCATCGGCGCGACCGCCGTGAATATTCCGTTATACCCAACCCGGTCACCGGCATCGATCTGTCGCACCTGCAATATCCGGCACTGCGGAAAAGCGGTCTGCCTGATCGTTCCCGCCAACTCCGGCCGTGGAATGCCACCGTAAAGCGCCAAGCCGGGCCGGGTCACGTCGAACGCGAACTCGCGGCCCAATGCTATGCCGGCGCTGTTCGCCAACGCCCGGCGTGCCGTCGAAAATTGCGAGCCGATGGACCTGAAAGACGCCAACTGCTGACGATTCTGGAGATCGTCCTCATCTGCGGACGCCAGATGCGAATGCAGCACCTGCACATTCAACCTGACGATGTCCTGTTCGGAGAGTTGCGGCAGCGGCAGCCCCAGCCGGTTCATGCCGGTATCAACCATCAGGTCGCAGGGACCCCCACCTGCGGCATGCCACAACCCAGCCTGCTCCACACTGTTGATCACCGGTCTGACGCCGACCGCGCGGGCGAAGGTCGCATCCTCCGCTGTCACCGGGCCATGCAGCACGGCCACCTGTTCGGGGGGCACATGCGCGAGCACTGCCGGCACCTCCAGCCAGTGGGCGACGAAGAAATCGCGCACGCCGGCATCGCGCAGCACCGGCACAACCTGCGCCACACCCAGGCCATAGGCATCCGCCTTGACCGCCGCACCAGCGGACGCACCGCCGGATAATGCATCAAGTGCCCGCCAATTCGCGGCGAGCGCGCCAGCGTCGATGCGCAGGCGCAAGGGTGGCGGGGGCGGCTGCACGATGCTGTCAGTCAACCTCGACAAAGTCCCGGGGCGGCCCTTTGGGCAGGCCAGACCATGCGACGACGAAGGCCACTACCAGGAGGATAAAGGTGTACCATAATCCCGCCAGCAGATCGCCGGTCCGCGCCACGATGTAGGCGGAGATGAGCGGCAGGAAGCCACCGAAATAGCCGGCGCCAATGTGATAGGGAATCGACATGGAAGAATAGCGGATCCGCGCCGGGAACATCTCTGTAAGCAGGGCGGCGACCGGGCCGAAGGTCGCCCCGGTCAGCGCGCCGAGGACGAACACGATCAACACAATTCCAACCATGTTCGCCGGCGGCGGCACCTGATCCGGCCCGATGAAGCCGCGCGCCGTCAGTTCACGCTCCACCAGCGGCAGGTTGCCGGTGGCGGCGAGTGATATGCTCTCATCGCCGAAGCGGATGGCGAGCGCACCCGCAGGCTCGGCATCGTAGGGGATGCCCCGGTCCGTCAGGCTGGCCATCAGTCTGGCGCATTCGGCAGCCTGCTGGCTGGCCAGCGGGTCGTACTCGCAGCCCGGCCCGGCCAGCGTTACCGGATGATCTCGCTGCGCCCTCGCCAGCTCCGGATTGGCGAGCGCGGCCAATCCCCAGAACAATGGGAACAGCAGCACGATCGCCGCGACATAGCCCCACAGGATCGGCTTACGCCGGCCTATCCGGTCGGACAGGCGCCCAAACCAGACCAGCGTGCCAACGGACGCCAGCGCACCGATGCCGACCAGCACCTCCGCCACATTATCGGTCACGCGCATCGGCCCTTTCAGGAATGACAGGGACGCGAACACGGCGGTGTAGAAGGTGATGGTCAGCCCACAGGTGACGCCGAACAGCGCGACCAGGATGCGCCGCTTGTTGCCAGGATAGGTGAAGCTTTCGACAAACGGGTTAGCGCTGGTGCGTCCCTCCGCCTTCATTGCGCGAAACACCGGGCTCTCGTTCAGCTTCAGGCGCATCCACAGCGAGATCGCGAGCAGCGCGATCGATAGCCAGAACGGCACGCGCCAGCCCCATGAGGCGAAGGCATCGGCGGGGATCAGCGCACGACAGGCGAGCACCACTGCGACGCTCAGCACGAAGCCGGCGACCACGCTGGCCTGGATGAATCCCGTATAGAAGCCGCGCTTTTCCGGCGGGGAATGTTCCGCCACGTAGGTCGCCGCTCCACCATACTCGCCGCCGAGCGCCAAGCCCTGCGCAATCCGCAGCAGGATGATGATCACCGGCGCGGCAAGGCCGATCGTCTCCTCCGACGGGATCAGACCGACGCCCGCCGTGGCGATGCCCATCAGCACCACCGTCACCAGGAAGGTGTACTTGCGACCAAGCCGATCGCCCCAATACCCGAACAGCACTGCGCCCAGGGGCCGGAACCCGAAGCCGATGGCAAAGCCAGCCCAGGTCAGGAGAAGGGACAGGGTGGCATTGTCACTGGGAAAGAATGCCGCCGCGATGAAAGGCGCCAGCGTACCGTAGATAAAGAAGTCGTACCATTCGAACAGCGTACCGGCGGAGGACGCAGCAATGACCAGCCGGATTTCACCGGCATCGGGCTCCTGCGTGCCGACTTCCCTGTCCATGCTGCCGATCGCTCCTGTCCGCGGGTGGTTAGGCCGGGAACGGCGCGGGGAAAAGAGCAGCCATGGCCGCTTGCCACGGCAGCAGGATGGCGCCGTGGCGAGCCGGATAGTCGCGCGCAGGCTCCAGCAATTCGAGCCCGGGCCAGTCAGGCAGCGTACGCTCTCCAGCCAGCCAGGCGGCAATCGCGTCCAGTGCAGACCCGATCTCCGCCGCATCGCGCCCGACGATACTGCGTCCGAACAACGCTGCCGCCGCCTGCCCGATGGCGCAGGCCCGGACCTGCATGCCGAAGTCGGTTACCCGACCAGCTCCGTCCTGACGGAGGCCGAGCGCGATGGTGCTGCCGCAGGTGGGCGAGCGTGCCTCGCCTACCGCAACCGCGTCCGGCAGAAGCGGCCATCTGGCGAGTTCCATAGCCAGCCCAAGCACCTGCGGCGTGTACAATTTCGCCGTGCTCATCGTGCGGGCTCTTCCACGGTATCCAGCAGGGCGCGCTGCTCACAGATCAGGTTCACCATCCAGTCGGCGCTGGCGTTGACAAGAGGATAGGTCCGGGCCTCCGTCAACCAGAGCGGGCGCCCGCCCGCGCCCCAGATCGTGTCGTATCCAAGCACCAGCATGGAAAAGGCCATGATGACGATCACGAACCCCTTCAGCGCGCCGAACCCAAGGCCGAGCACGCGATCGAACGGTCCCAGAATGGACTTGCGGGAGGTCTGCCCTGCTTGCGTCGCAATGACGCGCAGGCTCAGATACGGGATCAGCAGCAGCAGCGCGAACGCCAGAACGGCTGCGCCGGAGGCGCTGCCGACAGGTTCCACCAGCCATTGGGTCAGGTCCGTATGGAACCAGCGAATGGCGACGATCGCCACCACCCACGCGGCCAGCGACAACGCCTCCTGCACGAAGCCGCGCGTGAGACCGCCGATCGCGGCAAGGCCGACCACCAGCAGCGCGAAGATGTCGAAACCGGTCATTCGCCGTGACTATTGCCCGCCCATGATCCGGTCAACGAGGTTGGGCAGGCTGGCGAGATGGCGGTTATGCAGGCCGATGCCGCTCTTCGCCGTGTCGATGGGGCCATTCCCTTGATCGAAGCCCAGCTTGGCCGCCTCGCGCAGGCGCAGGGCTGCATGCGCGACCGGGCGGACCTCTCCCGATAGCGAGACCTCGCCGAACCAGATCGCGCGCAAGGGCAGCGGCTTGTCGGCAAGTGCGCTTACCAGAGCAGCGGCGACCGCCAGATCGGCTGCGGGGTCGGACAGGCGATACCCGCCCGCTACGTTGAGGTAGACCTCCGCGCTGGAGAAGTTCAGCCCGCAGCGCGCCTCCAGCACGGCGAGCAGCATGGCAAGCCGTCCGCTGTCCCAGCCGACCACGGCACGGCGCGGGGTGGCACCCGATTGCAGGCGGACGATCAACGCCTGTACCTCCACCAGCACGGGCCGGGTGCCCTCCATCGCCGGGAAGACAGAAGTGCCGGCGACCGGATCCTCGCGACCGGACAGGAACAGGGTGGAAGGATTGGCGACCTCCTCCAGGCCTTCGCTCTCCATGGCGAAGACGCCAATCTCATCCACGGCGCCGAAACGGTTCTTGAGGCTGCGCAGGATGCGGTACTGGTGACTGCGCTCCCCCTCGAAGCTCATCACCACGTCCACCATGTGCTCCAGCACGCGTGGTCCGGCGATGGTGCCGTCCTTGGTCACATGACCGACCAGTACCAGCGCCACGCCGTTTTCCTTGGCATAACGGATCAGCTCGAAAGCGGAGGCGCGCACTTGGCTGACGGTACCCGGCGCGCCCTCGATGGTGTCGGAATGCATCGTCTGAATGGAATCGACGATCAGCAAGGCTGGGGCCTCCCCGCCGCCCAGCGTTGTCAGTATGTCACGAACATTGGTAGCCGCAGCCAGCCGCAACGGCGCATCCGCAAGCCCCAGGCGTGCGGCGCGCAGGCGCACCTGCCCGGTCGCTTCCTCGCCGCTGATATACACGGCGGACGCACCCGACTTCGCTACGCTGGCGGCGGCCTGCAGCAGAAGCGTGGATTTGCCGATCCCCGGCTCGCCACCCATCAGGATGGCGGAGCCCGGCACGATGCCGCCGCCCAGTGCCCGATCGAACTCCGCAAGGCCCGTGGTCCGGCGGGCGAGCGGGACCGTAGGCGCATCTAGCGTCTCGAAAGTGATCGCCCGGCCGCCGGCCGACAGGTCATGCTTGACGGAAAAGACGGTGGCCGGCGCATCCTCCACCAGCGTGTTCCACTGCGAACAATCCACGCACTGGCCCTGCCAACGCGAATGCACGCTGCCACATTCCGTGCAGATGTAGCGCCGCTTTGCCTTTACCATGGCCCGGCGCTAATCGGAACGGACACGGAACACAAGCTCACCCGGTGAAGGCGTCCTTCAGCCGGTCGAAGAAGCCGCGGCTTTCCGGACATTCCTCGCCCGTCTCCGTCTCCTGGAACTCGCGCAGCAACTCTCTCTGCCGTGCAGAAAGTCGGGTCGGTGTCTCCACCATGATCTCCGTCACCAGATCGCCGCGGCCACGACCCTGCAGCACCGGCATCCCGGCGCCACGTTTGCGCAGCTGCTTGCCCGACTGGATGCCGGCCGGAATGGTAATGACGTGGGTCTCGCCATCCAGTCCGGGAATCTCGATCTCTCCACCAAGTGCGGCCGTGGTGAAGCTGACAGGAACTCGGCTGAACAGCGCAGTCCCTTCGCGCTGGAACACCGGGTGCGCCTTCACGTGGATGAAAATGTAGAGGTCGCCTGGCGGTGCGCCCATCGGCCCGGCCTCCCCCTTCCCGGTCAGGCGGATGCGGGTACCGCTGTCCACACCCGGCGGGATGTCGACCTGCAACTCCTGCACCTTGTCGATCCGCCCCTCGCCACGGCAGGCGCGGCACGGCTTCTCGATGACCTCACCCCGACCATGGCAGGTGGGGCACGGCCGTTCGATCACGAACAGGCCCTGCTGCGCGCGAACCTTGCCGTGGCCGTGGCAGGTGGGGCAGCCCCGGCGCGAGGTTCCGGGTTCCGCCCCGGTGCCGTCGCATATGTCGCAGCCGACCGACACCTCCACCTTGATCTCGGTGGACTTGCCGTGAAACGCGTCTTCCAGCCCGATCTCCAGATCGTACCGCAGGTCCGCGCCACGCCGTGCACGCGTACCTCGCCCGCCGCCACCGCCAAAGGC includes the following:
- a CDS encoding Nramp family divalent metal transporter, which encodes MDFNVTSGWRKQGSVSLPEVFRTVAVPAGASPLRKMLAFAGPGFLVSVGYMDPGNWATDLAGGSAFGYTLLSVILLSNIMAIILQALAARLGIATGRDLASACRDAYSKPVALSLWVLCEIAIVACDLAEVIGTAIALNLLFGLPLVAGVCITALDVLVILALQKRGFRRLEAFVVSLLVVIAACFAFELLVSRPEPTAVLAGFVPRSEVLTNPAMLYIAIGILGATVMPHNLYLHSAAVQTRAFEQTPDGRRDAAKWATIDSTVALMLALFVNAAILILAAAAFHTTGQTEVAEIQDAYRLLAPTLGIGLASTLFAVALLASGQNSTVTATLAGQVVMEGFLNLRLPAWARRLITRGLAIIPAGIVAALYGESGTAQLLVLSQVILSMQLPFAVVPLVAFTSDKVKMRELTSPVWLRIAAWTIAAIIIALNGKLLLDTLAG
- a CDS encoding aminoacyl--tRNA ligase-related protein, giving the protein MSAIRHALSTRRADDFAAWYQEVVSAADLAEESGVRGCMVIKPWGYGIWERMQRLLDARIKDAGVDNAYFPLFIPLANFTREAEHVEGFAKEMAVVTHHRLIADGKGGLVPDPEAKLEEPLIVRPTSETIIGDAMARWVQSWRDLPLKINQWANVVRWEMRTRMFLRTSEFLWQEGHTAHDTPDDARVETMRALEMYRAFAEDQCAIPVIAGEKPENERFPGAVETWSIEAMMQDGKALQAGTSHYLGTSFAEAAGIRYQDREGAQQLAHTVSWGMSTRMIGGLIMTHGDDDGLRVPPQIAPWQVVILPMLRGDEGDGALLEYCDLLKNTAALEWAWHEKVRVLLDSRPGKAATKRWDWVRRGAPIIIEVGPRDMENGRVSLLRRDRLWNAAGKPDFASPMREDATGSLPDILLDIQRTLLDEATARRDAEIDRTIVNFDGLAAFFADGRRNPGWAEVQWSRPTGAALDAVVERLKALKLTFRNVPRDAAPADGACLFTGEPAVERILVARAY
- the phaR gene encoding polyhydroxyalkanoate synthesis repressor PhaR, with translation MAAEDAGGAGAKADPIVIKKYANRRLYNTSTSSYITLDDLSRMTREGLDFRVLDAKTGGDITHSILTQIIMEEESQGEQMLPISFLRQLISMYGNSMQSLMPPYLEAAMDNFRQNQRKLQDTWSAAPGSDAFSKLAETNMAMFQAAAEAFMPAARTGRDAGAPVPTATPAEKTELDVLKAQMEAMQKKLDELGK
- the alr gene encoding alanine racemase, encoding MRLRIDAGALAANWRALDALSGGASAGAAVKADAYGLGVAQVVPVLRDAGVRDFFVAHWLEVPAVLAHVPPEQVAVLHGPVTAEDATFARAVGVRPVINSVEQAGLWHAAGGGPCDLMVDTGMNRLGLPLPQLSEQDIVRLNVQVLHSHLASADEDDLQNRQQLASFRSIGSQFSTARRALANSAGIALGREFAFDVTRPGLALYGGIPRPELAGTIRQTAFPQCRILQVRQIDAGDRVGYNGIFTAVAPMRVGTVALGYADGFLRAWGGKGALECEGVVLPLLGRVSMDMVIVDLSAAPDCGPGDWLDVPYDLPTAAATTGLSQYELLTLLGPRLARTTTGV
- a CDS encoding MFS transporter is translated as MDREVGTQEPDAGEIRLVIAASSAGTLFEWYDFFIYGTLAPFIAAAFFPSDNATLSLLLTWAGFAIGFGFRPLGAVLFGYWGDRLGRKYTFLVTVVLMGIATAGVGLIPSEETIGLAAPVIIILLRIAQGLALGGEYGGAATYVAEHSPPEKRGFYTGFIQASVVAGFVLSVAVVLACRALIPADAFASWGWRVPFWLSIALLAISLWMRLKLNESPVFRAMKAEGRTSANPFVESFTYPGNKRRILVALFGVTCGLTITFYTAVFASLSFLKGPMRVTDNVAEVLVGIGALASVGTLVWFGRLSDRIGRRKPILWGYVAAIVLLFPLFWGLAALANPELARAQRDHPVTLAGPGCEYDPLASQQAAECARLMASLTDRGIPYDAEPAGALAIRFGDESISLAATGNLPLVERELTARGFIGPDQVPPPANMVGIVLIVFVLGALTGATFGPVAALLTEMFPARIRYSSMSIPYHIGAGYFGGFLPLISAYIVARTGDLLAGLWYTFILLVVAFVVAWSGLPKGPPRDFVEVD
- a CDS encoding iron-sulfur cluster assembly scaffold protein, with the translated sequence MSTAKLYTPQVLGLAMELARWPLLPDAVAVGEARSPTCGSTIALGLRQDGAGRVTDFGMQVRACAIGQAAAALFGRSIVGRDAAEIGSALDAIAAWLAGERTLPDWPGLELLEPARDYPARHGAILLPWQAAMAALFPAPFPA
- a CDS encoding CvpA family protein codes for the protein MTGFDIFALLVVGLAAIGGLTRGFVQEALSLAAWVVAIVAIRWFHTDLTQWLVEPVGSASGAAVLAFALLLLIPYLSLRVIATQAGQTSRKSILGPFDRVLGLGFGALKGFVIVIMAFSMLVLGYDTIWGAGGRPLWLTEARTYPLVNASADWMVNLICEQRALLDTVEEPAR
- the radA gene encoding DNA repair protein RadA, translated to MVKAKRRYICTECGSVHSRWQGQCVDCSQWNTLVEDAPATVFSVKHDLSAGGRAITFETLDAPTVPLARRTTGLAEFDRALGGGIVPGSAILMGGEPGIGKSTLLLQAAASVAKSGASAVYISGEEATGQVRLRAARLGLADAPLRLAAATNVRDILTTLGGGEAPALLIVDSIQTMHSDTIEGAPGTVSQVRASAFELIRYAKENGVALVLVGHVTKDGTIAGPRVLEHMVDVVMSFEGERSHQYRILRSLKNRFGAVDEIGVFAMESEGLEEVANPSTLFLSGREDPVAGTSVFPAMEGTRPVLVEVQALIVRLQSGATPRRAVVGWDSGRLAMLLAVLEARCGLNFSSAEVYLNVAGGYRLSDPAADLAVAAALVSALADKPLPLRAIWFGEVSLSGEVRPVAHAALRLREAAKLGFDQGNGPIDTAKSGIGLHNRHLASLPNLVDRIMGGQ
- the dnaJ gene encoding molecular chaperone DnaJ — encoded protein: MSTMEIDFYQLLEVSRDADGATIKSAYRKLAMKYHPDRNPGDQECEARFKAISVAYDCLKDPQKRAAYDRYGHAAFTQSGGGQGRGGQDFGDIGDIFETIFGSAFGGGGGRGTRARRGADLRYDLEIGLEDAFHGKSTEIKVEVSVGCDICDGTGAEPGTSRRGCPTCHGHGKVRAQQGLFVIERPCPTCHGRGEVIEKPCRACRGEGRIDKVQELQVDIPPGVDSGTRIRLTGKGEAGPMGAPPGDLYIFIHVKAHPVFQREGTALFSRVPVSFTTAALGGEIEIPGLDGETHVITIPAGIQSGKQLRKRGAGMPVLQGRGRGDLVTEIMVETPTRLSARQRELLREFQETETGEECPESRGFFDRLKDAFTG